aacatagaTAAGAAACCAGTTTTGCTAACCAAATCTTTATAACTCAATAAACACATTAAAACATTTCAATAGTAGGGGTAAcatttaaacttatttaattaagacatcgtatatttaaattttagatcgaaaatatctatattttattcACTCAAAATTTCTTTAAGTGAAATATTTTTAGTAGGTGGTAAGTTTCAGAAgacaattttctaattttaagaaaattaaaatatattaaactttacaattaattatatatttcaaattatttataaaaatgaaatactttgtaaaaattcctaaaaaatacaacaaagatatacaattattataaattataaagtttGTTCTCTATGATTATTTACTACTAAATTCAGAGACATGACATTCAAACTCAATATCAcgataattttttatcaattgattcTCATGCAAATTTAGTAActattgttttcttcatcatttgttttaaaataaaatactttaatataaaaacaGGTAGAACAATTATATTCAAGAGGCAATCACCAAAATAAGGAAAGAAAGGAAATTAAGGACTCCAATTGAATTCAAGGATTGCAATCGAGTAGCTGAACTATAAcatgggtgaaaaatatttagttacAATGATAGGGCAGCTCCAGTCCAAACACAAGCTGCTATGCTAACGCAGCAACAGCACAAAACAAACTGAACTAAACCTTAAACCGGCTAAAAGGAATACCAAAAATCTATCTTAACTTAGCCCGCTTTGGCATGCTACTGCTTAGATTACTTCCTCTAGACTTACCGAAGCTTTTtgcctttcttctttttctatcttcTTCGCTGTCAGACTCGTTTCCTTTTTCCCTGTCTGCATTGCTCGCTTCCCTCTCCAGTTCCTCCCAAGTCTTTCCCTTCTCTTCCTCTGAATCCTCGTCAGAATCCTCATCGTCGTCATCATCCTCAGACTCAACAAGTGATTCACTGTCAGAGGCTTCATCCTCGGAATCAGATTCAGGTTCCACGTCAGAAGGTTCGTAACCTTTGTCTGACTCCTCTGAGTTCTCAGATTCTGAATCAGTAGCCTCCAAATTCAGAAACTCCCATCCACCTCCTTCAATAAAGCTCTGAGGGTCATCCGTGATTGTCTTCAGGATCTGACGCCAGTTCAGATTCAGCCTGCTCTCGTAATACTTAATGTCAGTAGTGTCAAGCCATTCCTTGATTCCATCCAGCGATGTAGAAGGGATAGAATCAATCCTCAGTACATCACGCTTAAAGTCCTTAAACACTATTGTCATATCAAAGTTCTTCTGCCCAAGCCCAACTCTCTCAAGATTCACAATCTCAATCTCACTAAGCGAGACAACAAGGAAAGGGGTCTCTATCAGTTCAACAAGGCAGCTTGAAGTAGGAACAATGAACACTGAAGATTTATGAGGAACCCCAGGGAAGCCCAGCTCTCTAAGAGGTTGATCAAACTCCAACTCAAGTCCATTGAATTGGGCCTGACCCCAGAGATCATTCACCCGATTCACAAAGGTTTGGAATTCtacatttattttgttcttcctATCTCGCTCCCTTTGTTCTTCTTCAAGCTCATCAGGGTCATAGGCTGATCTCTTACCACCTCCAACATTCTGGACCATGTCCATAACCTCAACATAAAACTGAACATCCTTGGTCTTCTTATTTCCTACCATGATATGATTGTGCAGATGGAAGTGCAGAAGAGTGATCATTTCATTCTCTGCTGGCTGGAAAAATGCATGCTTAATGTTGCCAAACATTATGTCTACACGCTCATCTTGCCTGGTGGTAGAATAACGAAATCCATTCACGTGAGCCTCAAGTGTACCGGGTATCTTCCTTCCACGCCCACCAAAAGCAGGACGGATCCAAAGATCAGACAACCGTATTGGCTTGAATCTATTATTAGCAAGTTGTAGTTTCTCCTGAGTAACAAGTGTTGCCCTCTCGGCTCTCTCAGACTCCCTTGCCACAACTTGTCGCCTGAGGGTTTTAATTGACTGCACAACCTCACTAATGTGCCTGGAATCCTTGGAGCGAAATGAAGCCTCCTTTAGATATATAGATCCAGGGAACTTCATTGAGTTTGCATCATGAGGACTGAAAGGGGTCCCaggaacattaaaaataattctgACATAGCAATTCCGGTTGGTGTCTTGCTGGCTCGAAACAGTTCGAATGAAAGCAACATGAAAAGGTACCATGCTTCCATTTATAGGCAAGAGAACTGCTTCATTCTTCTGATCAATCTGAATCATCATTTCTCTGGGAGGGGGAAGGTCATTTATGTTCTTGTAGGCCACAAGTTCTGTTGAAGCCCTCGAAGACGAACGGCTATCTCCTGCCTCACTTCCACCACCAGCAAGCCTCCTTGcagtttcttcatttttctgaCGAGCAAGTTCTGCCTGATGCTGCCTTCGAAGCTCCTCCTTTGAAATTTCATGATTGTCTGACCTTAGAGTTGTCTTAGTAAAGGGCTCGGCTCCCTTCGTATCCACTTTTGTGCTTGGCTTTTCCTCTTCCTCATCCTCATTGAAAGAGTATGCTACATCCTTGAGTGCTTTTGAGCTCATAGAAGTTACAACTTCTGTCTTATCTTTGTTGATGATGACAGTATCAGCAAGCAACAGAGAGAAATGCCTGTTCTTAGACTTACTTTTCTCACTTTGTAAATTCTGAAAACCAATTGACACATTAAAGACCATGCCTTCTCTAATTATCTGTTCATTTTTTGCATTAAGATTCAATCCTGATTCACGAAACTCAATACCGATGCCTGTCCCAGCAGATTTTGTCAAATATGAAACCAAGTCTGGAGCATCCCTTTCCACAACAGAGACTGCAGCTTGGTATGCAGCACTTAACTTGTTTCCTGGCTTCATAGAGCCTATGACAGCTTCATGGGCTTTTAGAAGAACCCCATATGCTCTACTTTGAAGAGGGTCTGCATCAATCAAGAAGGTCCTAGCTATGTTGGAGCAATAACTCTTATATCGAGCTCCAACTGCACATATAATCACACTGGCTGAATCATAATGCAATAACTCATCGTTGCTGACAGCACTAGGTCGGAGATCAAACTCTCCACCGCTTTGAAAAATTGGTGGGTAACAAATATCAACATTATCTGCCTTTAGCTTACAATTCACTTTTGAAGGTTCCAGAATAACTTTCTCAGTCTCCTCCATCAATGTGGAATGAGAGACTTTCTTCTCCTCATCGATTACATTCTCAAGTTTTGTAACCACAAAGTTTTTCATCACACTTGTTGTCAGGTAAGCTGCCCTCTTAATTGATGTGAGCTCCTCATTACTCTTTGCTGCAAATAAAGAAGACAACCCATTGGCAACATCAATGAgattaaatttagtattttttaatttttcagtcCATGTTTCAAGCAGTTTGCCTTCAGGAGCCTCTCTTGATATGTATCCAACAGTGGAAGAATCGTGGTCATCAGACTTTGGCAGAGCACGGATGGCCCGGAATATAGCATCCATTAGAGCAGTTCCATCATCGTTTTTAGGTTTGACATGTAGAACAAGATCTGCCCCCACGGCCTCTCTTGCAGATTTTTTTACAGATTCAAGAATAGAAGCTTTCTTTTGGCTGCATAAGATATGTATCTGCTTCTTCATGAAAACCATAATTGTCTCTGGAAACTCAAATCCAAGCAGCCATAAGTTTAGAGCAGTAGATTTCAGGTACCGCAAGTCTTCCGAAGGTGGAGGACATGCAATTGCTATTGCATCAGAAGAGCCCCACAGATCTGTTTTGTGTTCATCCCAATGTGAATAAAATGTTTTCAATCGGGATTGAAATGCATTCAGATCAATAGAATATCCACTTCCGGCTGCACTGGCCTTTCCATTTGATGGTTGGGTACTTCCATTGCGATGGTCTGCCATAGTTTGCTTTCACTCTAGAAAGAACGACACAGTAACTCCAGTAAGTCAGTAAAAGCCTTAAATTCTGACATTGGGTGATCTCCGATGATTTCATGTTCACAAAATAATGCATGTACAACCATCGAAAAGATAGCAACTAATTTTACAACCTTTCACTGCTGCAACAGAAGCAACTAGAAATAAAAAGCAATCAAATAAACAATCGTATATAGCCTCATAATGACACTAAAGCAATGTTCAATGGTCACATTAGCAACACTACCACGAGCCTTCTTCTAACAGAAAAATCATGCAAAAAAAATCCTGACGCACACATCCACAAACGTGCACAAACCAAAAACTAAgagagttaaaaataattacaaataactCAGTATAACCTTAAATTCAGAAAGTTGGTGAAAAACGGAAGTAGCATGCATCAAAATTGCTTCAGATGCAATACAACATTACCAGTAGAATGTCAGCAAGTAACTAAGAATGTAAACACTTATCAAAGGAAAGGACATAACTTCATTGGTAATGCAATTTAGAGACTCAAACTCAGTATATCATCAATGGGCATGTAATGTTGACCTTCGTGTTTTATATAAGACGTTTTGGCACATGAGTACCAAGTAAACAGAGATAAATAAATCCTCCATATTAGGTTTAAGAATGCTGAGATTACATCTCGATGTAACAACTCATGAGATATGCCATAAGTCCGTACTTCTCACATAACGGTCCATTAACGTATTAACACAAACACATAGAATACaaaatctataataaaatacaaaccACAAAATTTTTCCAAAAGAATATGAACAAACAGGGTTGGAGAATAACAAGTTACCTCTGCTACAGTAACAACCACAGTTTGAAGGATAGTTCGGCAGCCGTTGCTAAAACGATAGTCAATAGAGAACTCGAAGAGATATTAAGAAAAAGTGCTACAACGAATCGTCGAGTCTTTCACATTACTGCGCGATGAAGAAATCGCACAACTCACTCATTAATccaataattcataataatcaatttttcaaaagaaaaaaaaaaaac
This portion of the Vigna unguiculata cultivar IT97K-499-35 chromosome 6, ASM411807v1, whole genome shotgun sequence genome encodes:
- the LOC114187046 gene encoding FACT complex subunit SPT16-like, which encodes MADHRNGSTQPSNGKASAAGSGYSIDLNAFQSRLKTFYSHWDEHKTDLWGSSDAIAIACPPPSEDLRYLKSTALNLWLLGFEFPETIMVFMKKQIHILCSQKKASILESVKKSAREAVGADLVLHVKPKNDDGTALMDAIFRAIRALPKSDDHDSSTVGYISREAPEGKLLETWTEKLKNTKFNLIDVANGLSSLFAAKSNEELTSIKRAAYLTTSVMKNFVVTKLENVIDEEKKVSHSTLMEETEKVILEPSKVNCKLKADNVDICYPPIFQSGGEFDLRPSAVSNDELLHYDSASVIICAVGARYKSYCSNIARTFLIDADPLQSRAYGVLLKAHEAVIGSMKPGNKLSAAYQAAVSVVERDAPDLVSYLTKSAGTGIGIEFRESGLNLNAKNEQIIREGMVFNVSIGFQNLQSEKSKSKNRHFSLLLADTVIINKDKTEVVTSMSSKALKDVAYSFNEDEEEEKPSTKVDTKGAEPFTKTTLRSDNHEISKEELRRQHQAELARQKNEETARRLAGGGSEAGDSRSSSRASTELVAYKNINDLPPPREMMIQIDQKNEAVLLPINGSMVPFHVAFIRTVSSQQDTNRNCYVRIIFNVPGTPFSPHDANSMKFPGSIYLKEASFRSKDSRHISEVVQSIKTLRRQVVARESERAERATLVTQEKLQLANNRFKPIRLSDLWIRPAFGGRGRKIPGTLEAHVNGFRYSTTRQDERVDIMFGNIKHAFFQPAENEMITLLHFHLHNHIMVGNKKTKDVQFYVEVMDMVQNVGGGKRSAYDPDELEEEQRERDRKNKINVEFQTFVNRVNDLWGQAQFNGLELEFDQPLRELGFPGVPHKSSVFIVPTSSCLVELIETPFLVVSLSEIEIVNLERVGLGQKNFDMTIVFKDFKRDVLRIDSIPSTSLDGIKEWLDTTDIKYYESRLNLNWRQILKTITDDPQSFIEGGGWEFLNLEATDSESENSEESDKGYEPSDVEPESDSEDEASDSESLVESEDDDDDEDSDEDSEEEKGKTWEELEREASNADREKGNESDSEEDRKRRKAKSFGKSRGSNLSSSMPKRAKLR